A genomic window from Sporosarcina sp. Marseille-Q4063 includes:
- a CDS encoding sulfurtransferase TusA family protein — protein MKANELLDAKGLACPMPIVRTKKAMDNLETGEVLEVHATDQGAKADLTAWSKSGGHELLETTEENGVLKFWIKKG, from the coding sequence ATGAAAGCAAATGAATTATTAGATGCAAAGGGACTAGCTTGTCCTATGCCGATAGTTAGAACAAAAAAAGCGATGGATAACTTGGAAACTGGTGAAGTATTAGAAGTACACGCGACAGATCAAGGCGCGAAAGCGGATTTAACAGCTTGGTCAAAATCCGGTGGACATGAGTTATTGGAAACTACTGAGGAAAATGGTGTATTAAAATTTTGGATTAAGAAAGGCTAA